A window of the Mannheimia granulomatis genome harbors these coding sequences:
- a CDS encoding HlyD family secretion protein, with product MFRQEAIEYQSKKWKSTAVLFSRIPSWLIFFVSLFVFTAFILFIVFGSYTRREKVVGELVMQAHPIILSAPKSGYISESYIEAHQQVKKGDPLFKITLDRITHSGNINVNSILSLKSQISAIEKAISALEKNKIESIASLEKQIKNNKKIYQDKQTYSIEIEKSMSEYADLVKRYEKLLKVGHTNHDEVNLQKSRYFQQKSLFNELKQELVQLQSTILNLESEMENRKTEFNNQIIRYEMQKSDLSIRLMEFESVADIIVNASLDGKIESTNVTVGQIVKENDPLAQILPNNKGNYRLVMWVPNSAISFIKTGDEVNIRYEAFPFEKFGQFKGEIKTISTLPASLQELSFYKNLPPKLDQGIPLYKIIVDIADQNVQYNDKTLYFMSGMKAEATLFLENRKLYEWMLFPIYQLRKNME from the coding sequence ATGTTTAGACAAGAAGCTATTGAATACCAATCAAAGAAGTGGAAAAGCACTGCTGTACTATTTAGTCGAATTCCGTCATGGTTGATCTTTTTTGTCTCTTTATTTGTTTTTACTGCTTTTATTCTGTTTATTGTTTTTGGTAGTTACACCCGCCGTGAAAAAGTTGTGGGCGAACTGGTTATGCAAGCACACCCTATTATCCTTTCTGCCCCGAAATCAGGCTATATTTCTGAAAGTTATATTGAGGCCCATCAGCAAGTAAAAAAGGGCGATCCTCTATTTAAAATTACGTTAGATAGAATTACTCATAGCGGTAATATCAATGTTAATTCCATTCTTTCACTGAAATCCCAAATTTCTGCAATAGAAAAAGCGATTAGCGCTTTAGAGAAGAATAAAATAGAAAGCATAGCAAGCCTTGAAAAGCAGATTAAAAATAATAAGAAAATTTACCAAGATAAACAGACTTATTCTATTGAGATTGAAAAAAGTATGAGTGAATATGCTGATTTAGTTAAACGGTATGAAAAATTATTAAAAGTAGGGCACACAAATCATGATGAAGTGAATTTGCAGAAATCTCGCTATTTTCAGCAAAAATCCTTGTTCAATGAATTAAAGCAAGAATTAGTTCAGCTGCAATCTACAATATTGAATTTAGAAAGTGAAATGGAAAATAGAAAAACAGAGTTTAATAATCAAATTATTCGCTATGAGATGCAAAAAAGTGATTTATCTATTCGTTTAATGGAGTTTGAATCGGTAGCCGATATTATAGTGAATGCTTCACTAGATGGAAAAATTGAAAGTACGAATGTGACTGTTGGGCAAATTGTTAAAGAAAATGACCCGCTTGCACAAATTTTACCGAATAATAAAGGTAATTATCGATTGGTTATGTGGGTACCGAATAGTGCTATTTCCTTTATTAAAACAGGGGATGAAGTGAATATTCGCTACGAAGCATTTCCGTTTGAAAAATTTGGACAGTTTAAGGGAGAAATTAAAACGATTTCAACTTTGCCTGCTTCTTTGCAGGAATTAAGTTTCTATAAAAATCTACCCCCTAAGTTAGACCAGGGAATTCCTCTTTATAAGATTATCGTGGATATTGCTGATCAAAATGTGCAATATAATGATAAGACTCTCTATTTTATGAGTGGAATGAAAGCAGAAGCTACACTATTTTTAGAAAATCGGAAACTCTATGAATGGATGCTCTTTCCTATTTATCAGCTTCGTAAAAATATGGAGTAA
- a CDS encoding cupin domain-containing protein — protein MKIQFPISYQEFRENYFEKQPLLMKGAIKQQDLLSWNAINEVLPRCDLLSEDAIKVMYKGKRVHKKDYLEEYNDLGTIRYKFQEEHLYNFLRDGATLVANGIVNEPSIDCFSQEIAQFTGCHIFSSLYIAFNTERSFKSHWDSRDIFAVQMQGKKRWIIHAPTFKNPLYMHHSKDMPEYAPNLDDVYMDIVLEAGDILYLPRGWWHDPIPVGEETVHLAVGIFPAYTHNYLTWVSQNMVEKEIARASLSHYESDKELIAQLAEQTAKYIKDKENYRKFIENFYDQKRVEKPLNLETLGNYQYNSISENQKISFKTKNHYFGYEDKIISNGYGISLDEEFGNVIKFLKRGQEVSLNDILEKVSEDKRDKVSQLIWQLSYIGVLKLS, from the coding sequence ATGAAGATTCAATTTCCAATTTCTTATCAAGAATTTCGTGAAAATTATTTTGAGAAACAGCCTTTATTAATGAAAGGAGCAATAAAGCAACAAGATTTACTCTCTTGGAATGCTATCAATGAAGTATTACCTCGTTGTGATTTACTTTCTGAAGATGCAATTAAAGTAATGTATAAAGGAAAAAGAGTACATAAGAAAGATTATTTAGAAGAATATAATGATCTAGGTACTATTCGTTATAAATTTCAAGAAGAGCATTTGTATAACTTTTTAAGAGATGGTGCAACGTTAGTTGCTAATGGTATTGTTAATGAACCAAGTATTGATTGTTTCTCTCAAGAGATAGCTCAATTTACTGGCTGCCATATTTTTTCAAGTTTATATATTGCTTTTAATACTGAGCGGTCTTTTAAAAGTCATTGGGATAGTCGTGATATTTTTGCGGTGCAAATGCAAGGTAAAAAACGTTGGATTATTCATGCCCCAACTTTTAAAAATCCGTTATATATGCATCATAGTAAGGATATGCCTGAATATGCTCCTAATCTTGATGATGTTTATATGGACATTGTTCTTGAAGCTGGTGATATTCTTTATCTCCCTCGTGGTTGGTGGCACGATCCTATTCCGGTTGGTGAAGAAACAGTGCATTTAGCTGTAGGCATTTTCCCTGCTTATACTCATAACTATCTGACTTGGGTATCTCAAAATATGGTTGAGAAAGAAATTGCTCGAGCTTCTTTATCGCACTATGAATCAGATAAAGAGTTGATAGCACAGCTGGCAGAACAAACAGCAAAATATATTAAAGATAAAGAGAATTATCGCAAATTTATAGAGAATTTTTATGATCAGAAGCGGGTTGAAAAACCGCTTAATTTGGAAACTTTAGGAAATTATCAATATAATTCTATTTCGGAAAATCAAAAAATTTCATTTAAAACCAAAAATCACTACTTTGGTTATGAAGATAAGATAATTTCAAATGGATATGGTATTTCTCTTGACGAAGAGTTTGGAAATGTTATTAAATTTCTTAAACGGGGGCAGGAAGTTTCATTAAATGATATTTTAGAAAAAGTATCAGAAGATAAACGAGATAAAGTTTCTCAGCTTATTTGGCAGTTATCTTATATTGGCGTGCTAAAATTGAGTTAA